GTTCGTTCCCTTCAAATGCTTGCCCTTCCTTATCTAATAAGGAAACACCGCCTTTTGGAAGAATAACAACTGTTTTGCTTTCCGCTTTATTTAATTTTTCAGCAATCAGCTTACCTAATTGCTTGTTCTCTTCTACTGTCGTTCTCATTAATGTCGTCGTAGGGTTATGCTGGTAAAATAAACGATCTTTAAATTGCTCTGGCACAGTTTCTGGCGGACCGAAATTAACCATATCTAGTGCACCTACAGAAACGACTTGCGGAATACCTATTTTCCCCGCGCTTTCCAACCTGTCATCTCCAGCGCTAAAAATCCCACCAACTAAGCGATCAGCAAACTCGGTTGTCGTAATATCTACGACCCCTTCGATGAAACCATCTTGAATTAACGATTCCATCGCATCGCCACCTGTACCTGTGGCATGAAATACTAAGACATCATATCCTTGGTCTTCTAATAATTCTCTTGTTTTCGTCACACATGGTGTCGTCACACCAAACATCGTTGCCGCAATCATCGGCTTACTTTCTACTTTTGGCCCTTTTTCAGCTCCTTGAACCATTCCGCTTAATGCATTTGCAGCGTTTTTCAAAATTTCAGCCGATAAGCCGTTAATCCCTGCGATATCGACAACAGAATACATCATCGTAATATCTTTATCACCTACATAAGGTCTTGTATTACCAGATGCAACTGTAGAGACGAGGATTTTCGGCAAACCTACTGGGGCATTCCTCATCGCTGTCGCAGCAACTGTTGTTCCAGCCGTCCCGCCCATACCGAAGATTCCTGATATTTCATTCTCTTCTAGTAATGTTGAGACAATACTCGCAGCACCTTTTGTCATTGTGGCAACAGCTGTTCCGCGGTCATTTTTATCACGAAGCTCTTGCAAGGAAACCCCGCCAGCTTCAGCAACTTCACTACTCGTGATGTCTCCAGGAATAGATGTATCATAGATTCCTGTGTTCATTAACAAAACCGTCTGGTTATTACTCTCTAGAATATCTTTTACATAGAGAAACTCGTCTTTTTTCGTATCAAGCGTTCCAATAACAAGCACTTTTTTTCCCATTGTTGATCCCCCTTTCAGTTATCCGAGTATGCCTTCAAAGAACTCCTTGGTTTGACGCACAACTTCTGCCTCTCCTATTTTGTCTTGCTGATAGAAGGAAGGATAGTGTGTATCGATCGTCAAAATGACGTTTGGATCCCCCTCTGTAAGCGCATTTAAAACTGCTTCATGTTTAAAGTCATCATGACCGGCTATCGCAAAGTTATTAAACCTGCCCTCAGGCATATCGTCAGTTACAGAATTGACAACTCTCGAAGCTCCTTTTAAGTGAACAGAAGCAACGTTTCCTTTAATATGTTCATATAATTCCACAGTTGGATATTCACCAGATCGCCAGCCGTTAACAATATCCCAATTTAACTTCAAATGCGGATGATCCGCATATTGCACTAGCTTTCCGAGTTCTACGCAATTGTTCGTTAACGTTGGCGGTTCGTTTTCTACTAAAATGACTTTCCCTCTTCTTTGTGCATGTTCTGCATGTTTCTTTAAAACTTCAGCATTGTGCTTATATTCCTTTTCCTTTTTTTCCTCTGACCAAGTATCGAAATCAGGATACCTGTATAAAGAATAAATTCGGACGTTTGGTGCAGAAAAAGCATCTGCTAAATTGAATAATCGGTCTAATTGTTTCGTCATTTCATCATGGTGGTTTTCATCGTAATTATCGTATTTAGGCGGTCCAGAAAACGTACAAGAATTTACGGCCCACGAACTGAGAGTGGCAACTTCCAATCCATGTTCTTTAACTTTTTCTCCTAATTGCTTTGCCTTCTCAACAGAGATCGAATCTATTGTATCGCCGTCTAATTTTGCACGAAGCTCAACATAATCAAAGCCCAGCTCCTTGGCTGTTTGTAACGCTTCATCAAATGACTCTATCCCTAACATATCTGTCACAACACTAAACTTCATAAAGTTCTCCCCCCACCTTGATTCCATCATTTGCACTCAACATTATCCGATCTTAATCCAGTTGCCAGCTTTATTGTCTTTATAGGCTTCGAAGACTTGCGTCAAATGCCATGCATCACGTAACGTGGCACGTTCGACTTGTTTATTTTCTAACACTGATTCTGCAAAATGGTTTACACTTTGAACCATCCCTTGCGTAAATAAGTTCTTATTATGCAGCTGTCCTAATGAGAATTCTGGCTCCCAGTGCACCGGTCCGTTCGATGGATCGTCACCAATAAAGGAAGGTGCCTTTCCGTATTCACCGCTGCCTTTTTTACCTTGGTAATAACCCAGTCGTATCGCATTATCGATGATAATGTTTTCCTTATTTCCAATCACCTCGTAATTTTCATTAGGGCTTGTTTCTGATTGAGTGGACGGTAAGTGCAAACTGCCGATCGCACCAGATTTAAACTTAAATAATGTGTGTACATTACCACTTGGCTGATGATCGACAAAACACATTTCATCAATATCGCCCATCAAATACTGCATACCGGAAACTGGGTGACAAATATCTAAAAACCAGTGTAAGCCTTCCCGCTCTCCTAACTCTTCATTAAAAGGAGTCAACGTTAACGGATAACGTCCTGTAATCGAGGTCGCGCCTCCGAACTTTTCACTCTCTACGATCTTTTTCGCCCCTTCGAATGATGGATAAAAGTATCGTTTGTTAGAAACAAGGACTTGCACATTATGTTTTGCTTGTAATTCCATTAATTCTTCCGCTTCTTTTGTCGTATAAGAAATGGGCTTCTCTACCCAGACTGGAATGCCTGCTTTCATAATATCCGGTAAAATTTTCGGATAAATCGGACGCCCATTTTTATCAAAGTTCAATACAACAAAAATAGCATCAAGGTCTTCTTTTCTCATCATTTCAAGATAATCGGTATATGCACGGTCTGCACCAAATCGTTTTCTGTATAGTTCTGCTCTTTCTAAATTCAAGTCACAGACAGCGACTAATTCGACTGGCGCATAATCAAATGTCGGGTAAACGTTACGAAACGAGTGAGCACCACACCCAATAAATCCAGCATTAATCTTATTGGTATACTCGTAATTGAATTTAATATTTGCCATAAGTGAATTCCCTCCTCCTCTTTTTATTCTCCAATCGTTTGTCTGTCAGGTGCTGAATAAGCGATAATCATTCGGCAAGGTTCCCAGCTCGTAACTTTCGCATTATGAGGGATATTTCTTGGTATTCGTAACATCATTCCTGGTTTTAAGTGGTACGTTTCATCACCAAGGGTATGATCACATTCGCCTGATAACACAAAGATCACTTCTTCACAATTCGGATGGATGTGACGTGGATTTTCTTCGCCTGCATTAATAAATACCATTCCGAATGTCATTTCACTGTCTGGATCGATATCCTCTCCGCAAAGCCATTGAATACCGCCCCAATCCATCGGTAGTAAATAACGCTCTTCATTTAAATCTGTAATTGTTGCACTTTTTTGATTACTAGTCATGATATAATCCCCCGCTTTTTCAAGATTTTAAATAAATCTTATTGCACATCCTTTCGTACAAAACTTGTGCAATAAAAGATTTGTTAACTATTATTTTAAATTGATATAAAGCGCTTACCAATGAGGTATTCCTTTTAAAAAAGTGGTCAAAATGTAGATTTCACTTTTTTAGCCACCTGTTTTACTTATTAGCACCACTCGACATTCCTTCAATAAAGGAGCGCTGGAATATTAAATAGACAATGATACTTGGAATCATACTGATTACCGTTCCGCCAAAAATAAGTGCATAGTTCGTTGCCATTTCTCCTTGGAATGAATATAGACCAAGTGATATCGTATACTTCCCCTGTGACATTAAGAGAACTAACGGCAGTAAGAAGTCATTCCATATATTCATAAATGTAAAGATTAACAATGCTACTAACCCCGGCTTCGCTAACGGAAGCATCACTGTCCAGAAGATTCTCCATTCTCCTGCACCGTCGATCATTGCAGACTCACGCATTGCCTTTGGAACATCTCGAAATGTGTTTCTCATCAAAAAAATGGAGAATGGCAAGGCTAAAGCAGCCGAAACAAGCGTAAGACCGGTTAATGTATTTACTAACCCCATTGATCTTAAGTGGAAAAAGATCGGAATAATAATCGCTTGAACAGGCAACGCCATTCCTAACAAGACAATATAGAAGATCAAGTTGTTTCCCTTAAACGTTAATTGTGAAAATGCGTAACCCGCAGGACTTGCAACTAAAGCTACAACAAGCATTCCGCCTATCGTTACAACTGCACTGTTAATGATATATTGCTGAAAATTCCCTACTTGCCAGGCATTAATAATATTTTCGAAGCTCCAGTTACTAGGTAAAGAAAAAGGAGAAGAGAAGATTTCCATATTTGTTTTAAAGCTAGCTAAAACAGCGTAAATAATGGGGGCGATGATTAATGATAATAGTAAAAACAAGACGACCCATATCATCATTTGTGATGACGACTTTCTTGACATTGTTCTCTCCATTGTTACTCAGTCCTTTCTCTGTAGTAGTTAAACCCGATCGTAAAGATAATGATGATAATCCCTAAGATTACACTTTGTGCTGTTGCGTAACTTACTTGGTTCATACTGAATGCCGTTTTATAAACTAAGGTAGATACAACCTCACTCATGTAGAAAGGTCCGCCTTGTGTCATTATCCAGATCAATGCAAAACCTTTTAACGCATGAATGATCACCATACTAATGACAACGTTCATTGTGTTACGCAGGCTCGGCACGGTTATATACCAAAACTTTCTGATTGGACCTGCTCCGTCAATATCTGCTGCCTCATACATTTGCGGCTCAATACTTTGTAACCCTGCTAAAAATAAAATCATGTACAACCCATAAAACGCCCATGTACTAGCAATTACTAAGGCAGGAATGACAAACATTTGCTCACCAAGCCAATTTCTTGCCATAAAATCCAGTCCTATGGCCCGGAGAAAAATGTTAATTGGCCCCATTGTCGGATCATAAATTTTGGACCACAATACCCCTACAACGGCAAGCGACAATACACTCGGCAGATAGAATGCTGCCCTGAAAAAGGTTTTACCTCTTTTCACCTTACTAATCAGTACAGCGAGGACTAAAGTTGGAATGACCATTAAGGTTAAACTTAAAACAACCCACAGTAAGTTGTTACCTAATGCCCTATAAAAAAGACCATCTGTTGCTAACCTTGCATAGTTGTCCAGCCCTACAAAATTCATTGTTGGTGATGTCCCATTCCAATCAAATAAACTATAGCGAACGGCATCTGCCATTGGGTAAAGCATAAAAGCCCCATAAAGGATCAGTGCTGGTGATAAAAAAGATGCAATAACGGCAATTCTTTTTAGCTTATTTATTCTTTGTGCTTTAACTTTGTTTTGTTTTTGAACCTTAACACTTACAGTTTGTAAACTCGTACTCATAAGCAAACTCTCCTCTCGGGTTAATTTCGGTCCGCCTGAAAGCGCATTCATGACAAGGTACTTTACATGTAATAAACAACATTATCCCCCCTCACCTCTGTTTCTTTATTTAAGATAATAATCTGATTTTTCAGTTAATGAAAGGAGCCATTTCGTTGATAAAAGTGGGTATATTCGTAGAAAAAATGAATGAACCCAAACCCAAAACTAGTCAAGAATAGAAAACGAAGGTGCCTTCTATCAATTTAGAAAACACCTTCGCTTTGTTATGAGAATTGATCCTATCTTTTTAATTGGAATCCATTTGCTTTGTCTGCTTGAGCCGCTTCTTCAATCGCGTTCATTGCTTCTTCTGGCGTCGTTAAGTCTCCGACTAACCCTTGTAAGTTTTGGAAATAGGCTTCACCTGTTTCTACACCAATAAACACACTTGGGTTATAACCTGACCCGTCCGCAACATCAATAGCTGCATCACGTAAAACATCGCCAACCGGCTCTACATCCATCGAAGCAGTAGATGCAAGAATAAAGTTGTAATCTGGGAAGCTATAAACAATTTCGGCATAGTCACTAGAAAGAATATAGTCTAACCATAACTCAGCTGCATCCTCGTTATTTGCACCGGTTGGTACGACCCATGATTGGCCAATTCCACCTGTCGGTTTTGCTTCTTCCCCATCGATAAACGATGGCGCCATAAAGAATCCGACACTATCATGCAAACCTTCTTCAGCTAAATCTGTAATCAGATACGTCCCACCTGTATAGATGGCTGCTTGTTTATTTAAAAATTTAAACTTTGAATCTGTCTCTTGTAATGTAACGGCATCTTGTGAGATATACCCTTTATCTAGCCATTCTGTCATAGCCGTTGCTACTTCCACGACTTCTGGATCATTCCACTTTCCATCTTCAAAGAAAATCTCCTCTAATTTCTCTGTCCCTGCCATTGCTTCTAACATAACCCCAAATAACCAGCCAATGGCATAACCATTTCTCGCACCTACTGTAATTGGGTCAATACCAGATTCTTCCGCTAACGTTTCTAGTAAATCAATGTATTCATCGGCAGTCTCAGGGACGTCCAATCCATACTCGTCAAACACATCAATGTTATAGAAGTGGGCAATTGCATCTACCATGTGAGGTACTTCATAGATATGGTCGCCACCAGCAATCAAGTCGTATGCAAATGGACGAACAGCATTCTCCCATTGGTTTGCTTCATAGGTGTCATCTAGCGGTTTAATTAATTCCCCTTGTGACAAAACAGAAATACGACTTGGCCCAGCATTCATAAGAATCACGTCAGGCGTATTTACTTCAGACTGTAACAATGCTGTTAAACTTCCAGACTCTACCCGAACATCGCCTGTTTCTAATACAACGTCAATATCAGGATTTAATTCTTTGAAACGATCCACTACCTGCCCCCATTGCTCTCGTTCCACATCATTGTAGTAGTTAGGAATTAGTAACTGCAGCGTGTTTTCTTCATCTACCGAGGACTCCTGTTCACCGTCACTTTGCCCTCCCGTTGCTTGCTCTTCACTCTCACCTTCTACACTGGAACTACCTGACGGAGACTGACATGCAACGAAAACTACTAGCATTAACAAAAACATACATAACAGTGATGCTCTCACGAACGTTCGTATCATTATTCATACCTCCTTTTTTTAATGCAAACCTACTTTCACAGTTAGCATCGATTAAAACTTATATTAAGCGCTTTCATAACGTATTGAAAGAGGGCGTTTCGGTGATAAAAGTGGGTAAAAGTTTTCGCATAAATCATCTTTTTTTGTCGATTCACTTGCTAGAATATAAATATATCATTATAATCCTTGCAAACGCTTACTTAAAAAGGGCCAATGATGCGCCCTTAATTTCATTTCTTTTGTAAAGCTTAAGGGGATCTCTTACAAAATTGCAAAAAAGGAGGTGTCTTATGAAGTTTTTTCACTCTTTATTCTTTAAATTGTTATTTTGTTTGTTGATTATTTCCATTATTCCTTTAAGTATCGTCGGACTCATTACGTACAATAACACCTCAAAAAGTATGACGGATAATTTAGATTATCATGCTTCTTATATTTTGGATCAGAAAGTAGACGCACTCGATCAGCTTTTTCATGACTTAGAACGAATAAGCAGCGGAATCGTTCATAATAAAGTGTTTTCTACTTTTAGCGAAAATGACAACGATCGAAGGCACCAACAATTATTTCTTGAATTAGACCAATTGTTAGTCAGTATAGAAAATATATTTCCAGCATTCGAAGGCATCACGATCATCAATGAATCTGGTTTCATTTACAACTATGGCTACCCTTTAGCACTCAACATAACCGCAAACACTTTCTATCAATCTGACTGGTTTCCATCGATAGAAGGTCTATCTTACCCGGCCCTTACTCCATTGCATACTAGAAATTACAGTAACATGAATAACGATACACCTGTTTATTCCTTTGTTTATCAAGGGTGGGACAATAAATTAAACTCTAGTTATATTATCATCGACCTTACCGAAGAATCTGTTTCAAATATTACGAATATTCAGTATAATGAAACTGATATTGCAGGAACGCTTATTTATAATGATGAAAAAATTGTATACTCCGAAAACGAAACGTTTACTTTTTCCTATCATACCATCTCCTCTAGTAATTCCGGGGGTATTATTCAAAATGAGGAAAACAAAGAGTTTATCATTTACAAACAAAAGGTTCCTTCAACCGGCTGGACAATCGTTGAGTATTTTGAAGTCGGTAATTTTTTCAAACCAGTGTATGATACGAGAAACTTCTTCCTTTATACGATTATCGTTAGTGTTATCGTTTGTATCTTGGCTTCATTATTCGTAACGAAACAAATCTCAAATCCTATTTATAACTTACAGAAAAAAATGAAGGAGGTAGAAAGCGGCAACTTTGAAGAAAGATTTATTACGAATTCAAAAGATGTCATTGGAGACTTAGCCAAAGGTTTTAACCATATGCTCGTACAAATCAAAGCGTTGATCAAGTCCGTGGAAAAAGAAGAAAAATTAAAAAGAGAAGCGGAAATCACAGCATTGCAATTACAAATAAACCCGCACTTTGTCTATAACACGTTAGAATCGATTAATTCTTTAGCTAGAAAGAAGAAAGAGCATGAAATTAGTCACCTCATCGTTTTACTAGGAAGACTATTACGCTTAAGCATTAGCTCTTTTGATGAAATGATTCCAGTGCGTCAAGAAATCATGTACACGAATAACTATTTGGAGCTTCAGCAAAAGCGCATGCGGCAAAGCCTTGACTACAACATTGATATTGAAGATGAGTTATACGATAAGCACATGTTAAAGTGGATCCTTCAACCGATCGTTGAAAATGCCATTTTACATGGGATCGACCCTCAACAAACAAAAGGTGACATTGAGATTAAGGGCAAAATGGACAATCAATGTATTATTTTTACAGTAACAGATAATGGGAGTGGGATTTCTCCCAAGAAGCTTAGGGAGATCAGAAGTAGGCTTAAGGATGATTCAAGTGAACTTACAAAATATAAAAAACGAATTGGCCTGTATAATGTCCAATCACGTATTCATTTACATTATGGACTTTCTTATGGTATTTCGATTGATAGTGAAGAAGCAAAAGGCACTGTTGTAACCATTACCATCCCTCAAAGGAGCGAAACAAATGAATAAAATGCTAATTGTTGATGATGATTGGATGATTACTGACAGTTTAAAGCATATGGAAGAATGGTTGGACTTACACATTGATGTGGTTGGATCTGCAGCGAATGGAAAAGAAGCGTTATTTTGGTTAAAAAAGGAGAAAATAGATATTATCCTAACAGATATACGCATGCCAGAAATGGATGGAATCGCTCTTACGAAACATATTTATGATGAGCAAATAAAAACGAACGTCATTATTATGAGCGGATTTGAAGAATTCACTTATGCACAAGAAGCGATGCGTTACAATGCCAGGGGATATTTATTAAAACCGATTGACACAACTGAGTTATTAGAAACAGTACAGAAAGTAAAAGAAGAATATCTCGCCCCGCCTCAAGAGCCCCTGTCCAATGACATCGATGATATAAAACAGAGTCAAACACAGCAAGAAAGAGTGATTACAAGCACGATCAATTATATCAATTCTAACTACATGGAACCTCTAACATTAAAACAATTAGCAGAACGAGTGCATCTAAGTGATCACTACTTAGGACAGCTGTTTAAATCTGTGACAGGTGAATCATTTTTAAAATATTTAACAAATGTAAGAATGAAAAAGGCTGCCACACTCTTAGAAAACCCTGTACTGAAAATCTATGAGATTAGCGAAAGAGTCGGATACACTGATCCGAAACACTTTATGAAGGTTTTTAAGAAATCACACGGTTGTACACCAAAAGACTACCGACAAAGGTTTAAAATAAAAACACGGGAAGTCATGTGAGTTTGGTTCCTGGTCCCCATTGCGGTAAAGGTTTTGCGAAATGGGGGTCAGGACACTGGCCTTTCGCTATCGATTTATGATTCAATATATCCTGAAGCTTCACGAAAACGAAATTCAAAACCTCACTATGACACACATAGTGAGGTCTTCTAATATAAAAATCCTTCTTAAGTAGAGCTGTCTTCTCGATTGCTATTCGACAAAATACGGGAAGTTACTGGTACCGAATCATGCACTCAGATCCTAACACTACTTATCCATTTTTAATAATATCCAATAGGTGCACGATTTCTTCTTCTGTGTTGTAAAAGTGTGGGGACACTCTAATTCCTGACCTTACATTTATTTTGATGTTATGATTTGTTAATGTGGTTGGGTCAATCCCACTAAATGATGTTATTCCGGACCAATTTTTTTGATCAATTGTTGGGGAATGCATGTTAATATGCTCCACCGACATAAGACCTTCTCTTAATAACGAAGTTAATTTCTTTATTCGTTCTGGGATAAGGGTTTGATATTCATCTAGTAACAACAAGGATTCCCTTAATCCTCTAATAGCTGAAAAATTCATATTTCCGGTTTCAATAGACCTAGCAGATTGGTCAATATCCATTTTAATATCACTATAGTTAAACCTTTCTTTCATGCTAGCCCAACCAATAAACGGTATATTGATTTGATCGAGCAATTCTTCATTAATATAGATAAAGGAAAGGCCATCTGGCCCCATTGCCCATTTAAAAAAACCACTCACAACAAAGTCAGCTTGTATTTTGTTCACATCCAAAGGTTCTGTCATGTAACCTTGTATAGCGTCTACGATGAAAATAATTCCGTTCTCCTTACAGAGTGTTCCGATTTCTTCTAAATCGAGTTTATTTCCATTAGAAGCCATGACCCAGCTCACACTAACTACTTTCGTTTTTTCTGTGATTGCTTCTTTAAATTGATTTATATCCGCTCGTCCATCAATATGTTGAACGATTTTTCGCTTAATATTTTTTTCTTCCTCCAGCTTCATCCACGGATACACATTAGACGGAAATTCTTCATCTGTAATGAGAACTTCATCCCCCTCTTGGAGATTCAGTGAATGAGCGATAAGGTTAATTGCACTAGATGTATTCCAATAAAAGCCTATTTCTTTTGGTTTAGCCTTAATTGTAGAAGCGACCATTCCACGAACTTCATCAACTTCTTCCCACCACTTAGAAAAGTTATTTCCAAACATCGCTCTTTCTTCATGAAACGTTTGGACACCTTCTAGTACACGTTGGTGTAGAGGAGACATTGCGCCATGGTCAAGATATAAACATTGATCTAAAACTTTCATCCCTTTTCTAAAGTTGTTAATTGTCACATCACTCATTGTCTATCTCCTTACTGTTTCAGTTGACCATTACACATGAAATCGGCATATAGGTGAACCGCCTTCATGATTTGCTCTATTTCAATGAACTCATCTTTCGTATGAGCTTGTTCAATACTTCCAGGGCCAAAAACAATGGTTGGTGTAATCGCTTTAACAACTTTACTTGCATCACACCCAAAAGGTAATCCGATTACATCAGAATTAAGATGATGATTGCTTAAAAACGTTTGAAATTCTTGAATATTTAAATCATCTAATTCGTTATCTAAAGCCGGATCAATTAAATACGGGTCCTTGAAAACTGTATTTGAATATGTAGCATCAGTAAGCTCCCTTTTTAATGTTTCTTTAATACTTACATATGCTTCTTCCCAGTTCTCACCAGGGTTCAATCTACGATCAACATGAATTTCACATTTCCCTGGCACAGCATTTACTTGTTCACCGCCACTGATGAGGTTTACACTAACAGAGCTAGGCCCAATTAATGGATGGACCTTTTTTTCCACTTCAGGAACAACTTTGGATTTTATACATTGAATAATGTCACTCATAGAATATATCGCATTTTCGCCATCCCATGGTGTAGCACTATGAGCTGGAATGCCTGACGTTTCAATTTTAAAGCGAATACTTCCTTTATGTACGCCGCCTAAACGTAACTTTGTTGGTTCTCCAACAATTGAAAAGTCAGCCTTCGGGTTCAGATTAACAAGTTCATCGACGCCTCGGTGTAAATGTTCTTCATCTACGACGGCAGCAATGATTACATTCATCGACAAAGGTTTATTATCAGAAATCGCTTTTTCCAAACCGATAATCATACTTGCAAGCTGACCTTTAGCATCACAAACCCCTCTCCCCCACCATTTTTGATCTTTTTCAGTCATCTTAAAGGGTTCGATAATCATTTGATCGACTTCAACGGTATCGAGATGACTTTCAAGTAGAACCGTAGGGAGGTTATCAGAAACTTCATATTTAATAACGACATTATAGCGGTCATTTAATACGGGCTGCGTTTCAATTACAGCTTCAGGGATATTTTCTTTTACATATTCAATCAGTTTCTCGGCTACATTCGCTTCTCCTTCTATTAATTCATTATCTCTCGGGTTAACACTAGGCGTATTTACTAGCTGCTCTAATAAAACTTTTGTTTTTTCCTGCCATCTGTTCAATGCTTTTCACCACCCTAAAACATATTAGGAGTAAAAACTTTAGTAAGTTGTTCAGCTCCATTTTGAATGTGTTCATTACCTCTTTTTAAAATAAATAATCGATGACCTGGCAACAAAGTATCGACATTCAAGTTTTCTATTTTATGAAAGTCTTCTCGATAATCTTGTAAAGATGAACCTGGTGCATTTAATAGACCTAGTAAACCATGAGCAAAAACAGCATCAGAAGAGAAGAGGACCTTATTTCCGTCAGATTCCTCTAAGAAATAACATGACAATCCCGGACTATGTCCACGTACTTGGATAGCTTTTAAAGTTAAATCGCCAACTTTTAGCTCATCACAATCTTTTACTAATTGATCTGGCTCAAAGTATTTAAATGAATAATCAGAAGGATAAGCTCCTGCATTCTTCGCTAATTGTAAAGCAAGTTCAACATCGTCTTCATGGTTGGTCATCAGCTCTGCTTCTATCTCAGGTACAACCACTTGCTTGCCGAGTTGTTGAAAGTCGGGGGCTCCACCACCGTGATCAGCATGTGTATGAGTTAAGATGACCTTTGTAACCTTTTCAAAGGGAATATACTGTTCTACATTTTGAATAATCGTTTGTGTATCTAACCCTACTCCTGCATCAATTAAGACAGCTTCTTCTTCCGTATCAATTAAATAGACATGACAGTCATTTTGATGAGACACACCGATCTCACCACTACCAACTAAATAAACATGTTTAGTTAACCTCATCAAAAAAGTCCCTCCAAATGATCTCTTTTTCCGTTTCGCACGCTTCAATAATCGCTTCACAAATGGCGACTCCTGTGACGGCTTCCTCCATATTAATGACTGGAGAGGACGATTCCCCATCCAAGCAACGTATATAACCATCCAATTGATTCGCTAATGCACCATTCGGTATTCCATGTACACTAGTTGCTAAAGAAGTATCTGGCTGACTTAATTGACCCTTTGCCATTACCTTCAGATTGTCACCAGGATATTTTAGAACGAGGTGCCCATCGGTCCCCATAACTTCCATTTCGACATCTAAATATTGACCATATTCATTTGGTAAGCAC
The Bacillus shivajii DNA segment above includes these coding regions:
- a CDS encoding MBL fold metallo-hydrolase translates to MRLTKHVYLVGSGEIGVSHQNDCHVYLIDTEEEAVLIDAGVGLDTQTIIQNVEQYIPFEKVTKVILTHTHADHGGGAPDFQQLGKQVVVPEIEAELMTNHEDDVELALQLAKNAGAYPSDYSFKYFEPDQLVKDCDELKVGDLTLKAIQVRGHSPGLSCYFLEESDGNKVLFSSDAVFAHGLLGLLNAPGSSLQDYREDFHKIENLNVDTLLPGHRLFILKRGNEHIQNGAEQLTKVFTPNMF